A portion of the Hyalangium minutum genome contains these proteins:
- a CDS encoding tetratricopeptide repeat protein, which translates to MTELEPLLKRIEQLTPYFGRARDDLTALTTRARHQDYKGALQNARLVVEMILRSLATTELKHTPGKAMLDELLSKFRQQAHASVIPTNILAHMGTVQAWGNLSSHDHAGGLHEAGVKVGLEDALTALNSLVAILSWYKERYAQEPESPVPAAPSEPVASTAAPPKASPANNRRLALVGGALLAILVVALGLFSLHASERAAQLRKQLDVLVTESGEPPVPAACKEKDASAVEALVAVVPKLSDQLPEASRPQEANAALETLRAQSQRWGPEGSFFVAKASFLTGHPDAAAMSAALECKDFAAAENLAGRMAALANDWLESAEHYQRAAELDARFWKPRFNLGLLALQKQRVEEAVQFLERATELAPEIPEVSLFLGHAYAARAQASQSAGKQEETVADRDRAKAAWCRARQKGSRQAEFFCK; encoded by the coding sequence ATGACCGAGCTGGAGCCACTGCTCAAGCGCATCGAGCAGCTCACGCCGTACTTCGGGAGGGCCCGCGACGATCTCACGGCGCTCACCACCCGGGCCCGGCACCAGGACTACAAGGGGGCGCTGCAGAACGCGCGGCTGGTGGTGGAGATGATCCTCCGCTCGCTGGCCACCACCGAGCTCAAGCACACGCCGGGCAAGGCGATGCTGGACGAGCTGCTCTCCAAGTTCCGGCAGCAGGCCCACGCCAGCGTCATTCCCACCAACATCCTGGCGCACATGGGCACGGTGCAGGCCTGGGGGAACCTCAGCTCGCACGATCACGCGGGCGGCCTCCACGAGGCCGGTGTGAAGGTGGGCCTCGAGGATGCGCTCACGGCCCTCAACTCCCTGGTCGCGATCCTGTCCTGGTATAAGGAGCGCTACGCCCAGGAGCCCGAGAGCCCCGTGCCCGCCGCCCCCTCCGAGCCGGTGGCTTCCACGGCGGCTCCCCCGAAGGCCAGCCCTGCCAACAACCGGCGGCTGGCGCTCGTGGGTGGAGCGCTCCTCGCGATCCTCGTCGTGGCGCTGGGGCTCTTCTCGCTCCATGCCTCCGAGAGAGCCGCTCAGCTCCGGAAGCAGCTGGACGTGCTCGTGACGGAGAGCGGCGAGCCTCCAGTCCCGGCCGCCTGCAAGGAAAAGGATGCCTCCGCGGTCGAGGCCCTGGTGGCCGTGGTGCCCAAGCTCTCGGATCAGCTCCCCGAGGCGTCACGTCCCCAGGAGGCCAACGCAGCCCTCGAGACGCTTCGTGCCCAGAGCCAGCGCTGGGGCCCGGAGGGTTCCTTCTTCGTGGCCAAGGCGAGCTTCCTGACGGGCCACCCGGATGCCGCGGCCATGAGCGCGGCGCTCGAGTGCAAGGACTTCGCGGCGGCCGAGAACCTCGCCGGGAGGATGGCGGCGCTCGCCAATGACTGGCTGGAGAGCGCGGAGCACTACCAGCGGGCCGCGGAGCTGGACGCCCGGTTCTGGAAGCCGCGCTTCAACCTGGGGCTCCTCGCCCTGCAGAAGCAGCGCGTGGAGGAGGCCGTGCAGTTCCTGGAGCGCGCGACGGAGCTGGCCCCGGAGATCCCGGAGGTCTCCCTCTTCCTGGGGCATGCCTACGCCGCGAGGGCTCAGGCCTCCCAGTCCGCTGGAAAGCAGGAGGAGACCGTGGCGGATCGGGATCGCGCCAAGGCCGCGTGGTGCCGCGCCCGGCAGAAGGGATCCCGTCAGGCCGAGTTCTTCTGCAAGTAG
- a CDS encoding CsgG/HfaB family protein, whose translation MRLISRLGAVVLCLLLLPLLSARAEGSEPKRVVAVLYFDNNTGDSSLNVLQKGFADMMVTDLSAVEQLQLVEREKLQAIIDEQKLQRSKYFDAKTAVKLGKLVGAQYAVSGSFQAMEPQLRIDIKMFDLQTGNVLVTGQVVGLKNKLFELQQQLVTRFVTGLALKLPGPPRLKSRTPDVDTLLSYSKGIDLVDQGKLEEARVQLAAVVSKAPTFLLARERHEQLLARLKASEAKRGEVLSDVSEALGRSAEEFLRSTPAEGLDEKGSLMRLGYRSVRLQYLLRQLKPHLGTEHPNVILPGHEAQVLALLRLWHEQGIAYVQENREHFRRFHKVIEGAPYLSSMSLTLQPEDEERLRQAKYGSLAYEDDAPVSVAEFLLMGRYRTSSESFQMAPTLADQDPSVLKEGFQLLDEALQEAEATIPRLQEARARQVLELYGDALMLRGHVEEAVAKWQLFLDRFPSARAFPWISNKIKTALGVGPNLRENAGTQYNVALASCDMPAAREGYHHELNRRLQTQGYKAARAMFEELDAKCSGAKDAKFVIRGVLVSTALSAGRAGDCATFHSLSPRFLELGGSKGDLAGYLKNYVPHCLPAPATSP comes from the coding sequence ATGCGTCTCATCTCCCGCCTTGGGGCGGTCGTGCTGTGCCTCCTGCTTCTCCCCCTGCTCTCCGCCCGTGCGGAGGGCTCAGAGCCCAAGCGCGTCGTCGCCGTCCTCTACTTCGACAACAACACCGGGGACTCCTCGCTCAACGTCCTGCAGAAGGGCTTCGCGGACATGATGGTGACGGACCTGTCCGCCGTCGAGCAGCTCCAGCTCGTCGAGCGCGAGAAGCTCCAGGCGATCATCGATGAGCAGAAGCTCCAGCGCAGCAAGTACTTCGATGCAAAGACCGCGGTGAAGCTCGGCAAGCTCGTTGGCGCCCAGTACGCCGTGTCCGGCTCCTTTCAAGCCATGGAGCCGCAGCTGCGCATCGATATCAAGATGTTCGATCTCCAGACCGGCAATGTCCTCGTCACCGGCCAGGTCGTCGGCCTCAAGAACAAGCTCTTTGAACTCCAGCAGCAGCTGGTGACCCGCTTCGTCACCGGCCTCGCGCTCAAGCTCCCCGGCCCTCCCCGCCTCAAGAGCCGTACCCCCGACGTCGATACCCTGCTGAGCTACTCCAAGGGCATCGATCTCGTGGACCAGGGCAAGCTCGAAGAAGCCCGCGTGCAGCTCGCCGCCGTGGTTAGCAAGGCTCCCACCTTCCTGCTCGCGCGCGAGCGCCATGAGCAGCTCCTCGCCCGGCTGAAGGCCTCGGAGGCGAAGCGGGGGGAGGTGCTCTCCGACGTCAGCGAAGCGCTCGGACGAAGCGCCGAGGAGTTCCTCCGCTCCACCCCGGCTGAGGGCCTCGATGAAAAAGGCTCCCTCATGCGCCTGGGCTACCGATCGGTCCGGTTGCAGTACCTGCTGCGCCAGCTCAAGCCGCACCTGGGCACTGAGCACCCGAATGTCATCCTGCCCGGCCACGAGGCCCAGGTCCTCGCCCTGCTGCGGCTCTGGCACGAGCAAGGCATCGCCTACGTCCAGGAGAACCGCGAGCACTTCCGCCGCTTCCACAAGGTCATCGAGGGGGCCCCCTACCTCTCGTCCATGAGCCTGACGCTCCAACCCGAGGACGAGGAGCGCCTGCGCCAGGCAAAGTATGGCTCCCTCGCCTACGAGGACGACGCGCCCGTCTCCGTGGCGGAGTTTCTCCTCATGGGCCGGTACCGGACCAGCTCCGAGTCCTTCCAGATGGCTCCCACGCTCGCGGACCAGGATCCCTCCGTTCTCAAGGAGGGCTTTCAGTTGCTGGACGAGGCCCTCCAGGAGGCCGAGGCCACCATTCCGCGGTTGCAGGAAGCCCGCGCCCGTCAGGTTCTGGAGCTGTATGGAGACGCCCTCATGCTTCGAGGCCATGTGGAAGAGGCGGTCGCCAAGTGGCAGCTGTTCCTCGATCGCTTCCCGTCCGCGAGGGCCTTCCCGTGGATCAGCAACAAGATCAAGACAGCGCTGGGCGTGGGCCCCAACCTCCGCGAGAACGCGGGCACGCAATACAACGTGGCCCTGGCTTCGTGCGACATGCCCGCCGCCCGCGAGGGCTACCACCACGAGCTGAACCGGCGCCTGCAGACCCAGGGCTACAAGGCCGCTCGCGCCATGTTCGAAGAGCTGGACGCGAAGTGCAGTGGCGCGAAGGACGCCAAGTTCGTCATCCGTGGCGTCCTCGTCTCGACCGCCTTGTCTGCCGGGCGCGCGGGAGACTGCGCCACCTTTCACTCGCTCTCCCCGCGCTTCTTGGAGCTGGGCGGCAGCAAGGGCGATCTCGCGGGGTACCTGAAGAACTACGTGCCCCACTGCCTCCCTGCCCCGGCCACGAGCCCCTGA
- a CDS encoding serine/threonine protein kinase yields the protein MAREVPAVGSTVGSWLILERMDSGSFGVVFLARRSEAPESPPVALKTAKMPNDARFEREAELLQRCPHPSIPRFEDTGLWTGSDDCQYPYLVMEAVRGRSLYDWFQERQRSNRDVLKVTAQLADALATAHARGAIHRDIKGGNIRVTAEGRAVLLDWGSGWFAGAEPLTDTPAPPGTTAYRSPEQRRFSYCFRMDMEARWQSSVSDDLYSLGVALYRLVTGKYLPPLTDGGEPMDQLEVPAPSALATVCPELEAIILRLLSENRRARGSAEQLARECALLAQAENSELDRTIVPTPSAMPTEAGDRFSSEPPPYSSEPLSEDSPSPGPIASRQPAPATKEEPRPSRHTVPVWFTWASASMIGGLVVALVLLPFLKASSPTHQDTPSTPQPVPWLATPEEIAQFAPDAGVGDEALTNVQDVPKAVVPTLLSLGRPMPSKPFPGQRRPPCVPRIEREIVGGCWMGPFKDQEPPCGERMFDYQGACFVASYDQSPQPTSGTP from the coding sequence ATGGCCCGAGAAGTCCCCGCTGTCGGCTCCACCGTGGGCTCCTGGCTCATTCTTGAGCGCATGGACTCGGGGAGCTTTGGCGTGGTGTTCCTGGCGCGTCGTTCCGAAGCCCCTGAGTCCCCTCCCGTGGCGCTCAAGACGGCGAAGATGCCCAACGATGCTCGCTTCGAGCGAGAGGCCGAGTTACTCCAGCGCTGCCCGCATCCGAGCATCCCTCGCTTCGAGGACACGGGCCTGTGGACGGGGTCGGACGACTGCCAGTACCCCTACCTGGTCATGGAGGCAGTGCGAGGCCGAAGTCTGTACGACTGGTTCCAGGAGCGGCAGCGCTCCAACCGGGATGTGCTGAAAGTCACAGCCCAGCTCGCGGATGCCCTGGCCACGGCCCATGCTCGCGGCGCCATCCACCGGGATATAAAAGGAGGCAACATCCGTGTCACTGCGGAAGGCCGGGCCGTCCTTCTGGACTGGGGCTCGGGTTGGTTCGCTGGCGCGGAGCCACTCACGGACACCCCTGCACCTCCGGGCACGACGGCCTATCGCTCTCCGGAGCAACGGCGCTTCTCCTATTGCTTCCGCATGGACATGGAGGCCCGCTGGCAGTCCAGCGTCTCGGATGATCTCTATTCCCTCGGCGTGGCGCTCTATCGGCTGGTGACGGGCAAGTATCTACCGCCTCTCACGGATGGTGGAGAGCCCATGGACCAGCTCGAGGTGCCTGCTCCGTCAGCGCTGGCCACGGTCTGCCCGGAACTGGAGGCGATCATCCTTCGGCTGCTCTCCGAGAACCGGAGAGCACGGGGCTCAGCGGAGCAACTGGCGCGGGAGTGTGCGCTGCTGGCACAGGCGGAGAATAGCGAGCTGGACAGGACCATTGTCCCCACTCCGAGCGCCATGCCGACGGAGGCCGGCGACAGGTTCAGCTCCGAACCCCCACCGTACAGCTCCGAGCCCTTGAGCGAAGACTCGCCCAGCCCAGGACCGATCGCCTCACGCCAGCCCGCCCCTGCGACTAAGGAGGAACCTCGGCCCTCACGTCATACAGTTCCCGTGTGGTTCACCTGGGCCAGCGCGTCCATGATTGGCGGCCTCGTGGTGGCGCTCGTGCTGCTCCCGTTTCTCAAAGCCTCTTCCCCCACGCACCAAGACACTCCATCCACTCCTCAGCCAGTTCCCTGGCTCGCGACGCCGGAGGAGATCGCCCAGTTCGCGCCAGATGCAGGAGTGGGGGATGAGGCGCTGACGAACGTCCAGGATGTTCCCAAGGCGGTGGTGCCCACGCTGCTTTCTCTTGGGCGGCCGATGCCCTCCAAACCCTTCCCTGGACAGCGTCGTCCGCCATGTGTTCCGCGCATCGAAAGAGAGATTGTGGGTGGTTGCTGGATGGGGCCCTTCAAGGACCAGGAGCCTCCGTGCGGCGAGCGGATGTTCGACTACCAGGGGGCGTGCTTCGTGGCCTCCTACGACCAGTCCCCTCAGCCCACCTCAGGAACGCCATGA
- a CDS encoding CsgG/HfaB family protein — MRSFSSLPVRFLCLFLGLLALPAPAAEQPTVAVLYFGYGGKTPELEVLRKGLAQMLISDLSGFGTVKLVERERLQEILDELELGQSSKFDADTVAKLGKLLGAQYLVMGDYFDLLNSLRVDARVIEVKTGQILRSLGARGSAEDFFTLEQKLSQDINKVLEELVAKATAPSKEPAPGPSGGSHGSTPSRMARRLTTKTALRYSKALDAKDRKDVETAKKELKAVLEEQPDFVLASADLARLMK, encoded by the coding sequence GTGCGTTCCTTTTCTTCGCTTCCGGTGCGTTTTCTGTGTCTGTTCCTCGGGCTGCTGGCACTGCCCGCCCCCGCCGCCGAGCAGCCCACCGTCGCGGTCCTCTACTTCGGCTACGGCGGGAAGACGCCGGAGCTGGAGGTGCTCCGCAAGGGGCTGGCCCAGATGCTGATCTCGGATCTGTCGGGCTTCGGGACGGTGAAGCTGGTGGAGCGGGAGCGGCTCCAGGAGATTCTGGACGAGCTGGAGCTGGGCCAGTCCTCCAAGTTCGATGCGGACACCGTGGCCAAGCTCGGCAAGCTGCTGGGCGCCCAGTATTTGGTGATGGGCGACTACTTCGATCTGCTGAACAGCCTCCGCGTGGATGCCCGAGTCATCGAGGTGAAGACGGGCCAGATTCTCCGCTCTCTGGGAGCCCGGGGCAGCGCGGAAGACTTCTTCACGCTCGAACAGAAGCTGTCGCAGGACATCAACAAGGTGCTCGAGGAGCTCGTCGCCAAGGCCACCGCTCCGTCCAAGGAGCCCGCTCCCGGGCCCTCTGGCGGTTCCCATGGGTCCACGCCCTCTCGCATGGCGCGGCGGCTCACCACGAAGACGGCGCTGCGCTATTCCAAAGCCCTGGACGCGAAGGATCGCAAGGACGTGGAGACCGCGAAGAAGGAGCTGAAGGCGGTGCTCGAGGAGCAGCCGGACTTCGTGCTCGCCTCCGCGGATCTGGCCCGCCTGATGAAGTGA